From one Rhodothermales bacterium genomic stretch:
- a CDS encoding aldo/keto reductase, whose amino-acid sequence ETLTAFDRLLRAGKIRAIGASNLWIWRIAEANMLAELKGLAPYSVIEQRYTYLRPRHGADFGPQIFISDDLKRFATAHEMTLIGYSILLQGAYTRSEKPIPAQFAGPDSDDRLAMLRAVAEEVNATPSQVIIAWMRQSEPSILPIIAGSKPAQVKENLDALNVRLTEDQMERLTTAGNPDIKQAWLR is encoded by the coding sequence AGAGACCCTGACGGCGTTCGACCGGCTGCTCCGCGCCGGCAAGATCCGCGCGATCGGCGCCAGCAACCTGTGGATCTGGCGCATCGCCGAAGCCAATATGCTCGCCGAACTGAAGGGCCTCGCGCCCTACTCGGTCATCGAGCAGCGCTATACCTACCTGCGGCCGCGCCACGGCGCCGATTTCGGCCCGCAGATTTTTATTTCCGACGATCTCAAGCGCTTCGCCACCGCCCATGAGATGACGCTGATCGGGTATTCGATCCTGCTCCAGGGCGCGTACACGCGCTCCGAGAAGCCGATACCCGCGCAGTTCGCCGGCCCGGACTCCGACGATCGTCTCGCCATGCTCCGCGCCGTCGCCGAGGAAGTCAACGCAACCCCGAGCCAGGTGATCATCGCCTGGATGCGGCAGAGTGAACCCTCCATCCTCCCCATCATCGCGGGCAGCAAGCCGGCGCAGGTCAAGGAAAACCTCGACGCGCTCAACGTGCGGCTCACCGAAGATCAGATGGAACGGCTCACCACCGCCGGCAATCCCGACATCAAGCAAGCCTGGCTTCGCTAA
- a CDS encoding family 16 glycoside hydrolase: MKPTRSRLARIAVASLMLLPGALAAQPQEVIFTPVKIDGPVHDPLNNTYWYGPFSETASVLDIDNDGDYDIAAGRNWYEAPLWIKHSDFRPGAEINGPETESNSEFAMDVNKDGWTDIVSSGWMFMKGAYWYENPGPNAEPGKKWESHKIHQAYNMEGVIHGDIDGDGDEDVLVNHWALIPGQGMTWIENIDEAPWFVEHVVGTDADTHGNGLGDVNMDGRMDIITGQGWYEQPADVRSKNWPFHADWNFEAALANKATATAHPNLVYDVNGDGLNDVIIGSAHSYGLAWYEQRVDASGKRSFEHHWIETQHSVFHTMALGDLTGDGKDDLVAGKRLFAHYGGDVGVSDPSFVFWYDMKDGAPERHILSYNHVPYYPDEGGAGPPPNNVVGVGMKINIKDMDHDGKNDVVLAGKTGLYIFYNKGNPPTPNFANDLAPYYTYPTWREWPEYTTLFNGKDFTGWKVPKGDGGHWKVVDFAIDYDAMSKAKEKDLWTEEEYCDYSLHVDWRFKEASGMFDMPTILPDGSYKTDETGQIITEPMPNSDSGIYLRGPDHQVNLWNWPVGSGEIWTVRNNDQATPEERAAAVPKMRADNPIGEWNSMDINMIGDRVSVMLNGHWVIENARITEGVDAGTSMDKNGNMVITRTPIAALPACGPIGLQHHGGMDPKTKQMISTSSLVQFRNLWIRPLEKGQALLDVTDPADDPNGWETLFNGRDLTGWITGENNKFVVENGELTVKRDNPDGQEHNLDYLWTENTYGDFILDLEFKVVDGTNSGVFFRTADILDPVWTGLEIQVANSYGQNTLSRTGTAGALYDLKAPVKNAINAPGEWNTYRLRTTGSRVRVELNGERVLDVDLAQWREANRNPDGTPNKFATPGAAFARVGYIGLQDHGKPVWYRNIRVKRLDGPSSASMHE; this comes from the coding sequence ATGAAACCGACCCGATCACGCCTCGCGCGGATCGCCGTGGCAAGCCTGATGCTCTTGCCCGGCGCGCTCGCGGCGCAACCCCAGGAAGTCATCTTCACGCCCGTCAAAATCGACGGCCCCGTCCATGACCCCCTCAACAATACCTACTGGTACGGCCCGTTTTCCGAGACGGCGTCCGTGCTCGACATCGACAACGACGGCGACTACGACATCGCCGCCGGCCGCAACTGGTATGAGGCGCCGCTCTGGATCAAACACAGCGACTTCCGCCCCGGCGCCGAGATCAACGGCCCCGAGACCGAGAGCAACAGCGAATTCGCGATGGACGTCAACAAGGACGGCTGGACCGACATCGTAAGCTCCGGCTGGATGTTCATGAAAGGCGCCTACTGGTACGAAAACCCCGGACCCAACGCCGAGCCGGGCAAAAAATGGGAATCCCACAAGATTCACCAGGCCTACAACATGGAGGGCGTCATCCATGGAGACATCGACGGCGACGGCGATGAGGACGTGCTGGTCAACCACTGGGCGCTGATACCGGGACAGGGCATGACCTGGATCGAAAACATCGACGAGGCGCCCTGGTTCGTCGAACACGTCGTGGGCACCGATGCCGACACCCACGGCAACGGCCTGGGCGACGTGAACATGGACGGCCGGATGGACATCATCACCGGCCAGGGCTGGTACGAGCAGCCGGCGGACGTGCGGAGCAAAAACTGGCCGTTCCATGCCGACTGGAATTTCGAGGCCGCGCTTGCGAACAAGGCGACCGCGACGGCGCACCCGAACCTGGTGTACGACGTGAACGGCGACGGACTGAACGACGTCATCATCGGTTCGGCCCACTCGTACGGTCTGGCCTGGTACGAACAGCGCGTGGACGCCTCGGGCAAGCGTTCGTTCGAGCACCACTGGATCGAGACCCAGCACAGCGTCTTCCACACGATGGCGCTGGGCGACCTGACCGGCGACGGTAAGGACGATCTGGTGGCCGGCAAGCGCCTCTTCGCGCACTACGGCGGCGACGTAGGCGTGAGCGATCCCTCGTTCGTGTTCTGGTACGACATGAAGGACGGCGCCCCGGAACGCCACATCCTCTCGTACAACCACGTCCCGTATTACCCGGACGAAGGCGGCGCCGGCCCGCCGCCGAACAACGTCGTCGGCGTCGGGATGAAGATCAACATCAAGGACATGGACCACGACGGCAAGAACGACGTCGTGCTCGCCGGCAAGACCGGCCTCTACATCTTCTACAACAAGGGCAACCCGCCCACGCCGAACTTCGCCAACGACCTCGCGCCCTACTACACGTACCCCACGTGGCGCGAGTGGCCGGAATACACGACGCTGTTCAACGGCAAGGACTTCACGGGATGGAAGGTGCCGAAAGGCGACGGGGGCCACTGGAAGGTGGTGGATTTCGCGATCGACTACGACGCGATGTCCAAAGCCAAGGAAAAGGACCTGTGGACCGAGGAGGAATACTGCGACTACAGCCTGCATGTCGACTGGCGCTTCAAGGAAGCGTCCGGCATGTTCGACATGCCGACCATCCTCCCCGACGGCTCCTACAAGACCGACGAGACCGGCCAGATCATCACCGAGCCCATGCCCAACTCGGACTCCGGCATCTACCTGCGCGGCCCTGACCACCAGGTGAACCTGTGGAACTGGCCGGTGGGGTCGGGCGAGATCTGGACCGTGCGCAACAACGACCAGGCCACCCCCGAGGAACGCGCCGCCGCGGTGCCAAAGATGCGGGCGGACAACCCCATCGGCGAGTGGAACTCGATGGACATCAACATGATCGGGGATCGCGTCTCCGTGATGCTCAACGGCCACTGGGTGATCGAAAACGCCCGGATCACCGAGGGCGTGGACGCCGGCACGAGCATGGACAAAAACGGCAACATGGTGATCACGCGGACGCCGATCGCGGCGCTGCCGGCGTGCGGCCCGATCGGCCTCCAGCACCATGGCGGGATGGATCCAAAAACCAAACAGATGATCTCCACCTCCAGCCTCGTCCAGTTCCGCAACCTCTGGATCCGACCGCTCGAAAAAGGCCAGGCCCTGCTCGATGTGACGGACCCGGCCGACGACCCGAACGGCTGGGAGACGCTCTTCAACGGGCGCGACCTGACGGGCTGGATTACCGGCGAGAATAACAAGTTCGTCGTCGAAAACGGCGAACTCACCGTCAAGCGCGACAACCCCGACGGCCAGGAGCACAACCTGGACTACCTCTGGACCGAGAATACGTACGGGGATTTTATCCTCGACCTCGAATTCAAGGTGGTCGATGGCACCAACAGCGGCGTCTTCTTCCGGACGGCGGACATCCTCGACCCGGTCTGGACCGGTCTCGAGATCCAGGTGGCCAACTCGTACGGGCAGAACACGCTCTCCCGAACGGGCACGGCCGGCGCGTTGTACGACCTCAAGGCCCCCGTCAAGAACGCCATAAACGCTCCGGGCGAGTGGAACACGTACCGGCTCCGGACCACCGGCAGCCGCGTCCGCGTCGAGCTCAACGGCGAGCGCGTGCTGGATGTCGACCTCGCCCAGTGGCGCGAGGCGAACCGCAATCCGGACGGCACGCCGAACAAGTTCGCCACGCCGGGCGCCGCCTTTGCGCGTGTGGGCTACATCGGCCTGCAGGACCACGGCAAACCCGTATGGTACCGCAACATCCGCGTGAAGCGCCTCGACGGCCCCAGCAGCGCGTCGATGCACGAGTGA
- a CDS encoding (Fe-S)-binding protein, which translates to MLQQILFILVTAGAFGWAYRQFGRIRSNIALGKPEVIEGDTGARWKNVLLVAFGQKKMFKEWTPAVFHFFIYAAFVITQIELIEILIDGFTGRHRVFAEPLGGFYTFVIGFIEILSLFAFVATIVFLARRNLLKIPRFVKSELDGWPRLDANLILIGELILLVGIFSMNGADTLLQQIEPEHYPSTGTLPVSSWLGPMLFGGLAPGTLAGIERFGWWLHILTVYAFLNYLPISKHLHIVLAFPNVYFSRLKPRGEMDNMPEIMNEVKSMMGLIEETPAEGDLPVFGVNDIFGLSWKNLLDAYSCTECGRCTAQCPANLTGKKLSPRKVMMDIRDRVEEVATNLATGDATFIDPASGASKLEPANYADGKSLFDRITPEELHACTTCNACVEACPVMINPLEPILAMRRYEILTASSGPSEWIPMFNSIENNGAVWQVSDARTGWIGEG; encoded by the coding sequence ATGTTGCAGCAGATCCTCTTTATCCTCGTCACCGCCGGCGCATTCGGATGGGCGTACCGTCAGTTCGGCCGCATCCGGTCGAACATTGCCCTTGGCAAGCCGGAGGTCATCGAAGGCGATACGGGTGCGCGGTGGAAAAACGTGCTGCTCGTTGCGTTCGGGCAGAAGAAGATGTTCAAGGAGTGGACGCCGGCCGTCTTCCATTTCTTCATCTACGCCGCCTTCGTCATCACGCAGATCGAGCTGATCGAGATCCTGATCGACGGGTTCACCGGGCGCCACCGCGTCTTTGCCGAACCGCTGGGCGGGTTTTACACGTTCGTCATCGGGTTCATCGAGATCCTGTCGCTTTTCGCCTTCGTCGCGACGATCGTATTCCTGGCGCGGCGCAACCTCCTCAAGATCCCCCGGTTCGTCAAGTCTGAACTCGACGGCTGGCCGCGTCTCGACGCCAACCTCATCCTGATCGGCGAGCTGATCCTGCTGGTGGGCATCTTCAGCATGAACGGGGCGGACACGCTCCTGCAGCAGATCGAACCGGAGCATTACCCGAGCACGGGGACGCTGCCGGTCAGTAGCTGGCTCGGGCCGATGCTCTTCGGCGGGCTGGCGCCGGGCACCCTCGCCGGCATCGAGCGCTTCGGCTGGTGGCTCCATATCCTCACCGTCTACGCGTTTCTCAACTACCTCCCCATCTCCAAACACCTGCACATCGTGCTGGCGTTTCCCAACGTCTATTTCAGCCGGCTCAAACCCCGGGGCGAGATGGACAACATGCCCGAGATCATGAATGAGGTCAAGAGCATGATGGGATTGATCGAGGAGACGCCGGCGGAGGGCGACCTGCCCGTCTTCGGCGTCAACGACATTTTCGGACTGAGCTGGAAGAACCTGCTCGACGCGTACAGCTGCACCGAGTGCGGCCGCTGCACCGCCCAGTGCCCGGCCAACCTTACCGGCAAAAAGCTGTCGCCGCGCAAGGTGATGATGGACATCCGCGACCGCGTCGAGGAGGTGGCGACCAACCTGGCGACCGGCGATGCGACGTTCATCGACCCGGCCTCGGGGGCCTCGAAACTGGAGCCGGCGAACTATGCCGACGGGAAGTCGCTCTTCGACCGCATCACGCCCGAGGAGCTGCATGCCTGCACCACGTGCAACGCCTGCGTGGAAGCCTGCCCCGTCATGATCAATCCGCTGGAGCCCATCCTCGCGATGCGGCGCTACGAGATCCTGACCGCTTCCAGCGGCCCCTCCGAATGGATCCCGATGTTCAACAGCATCGAGAACAACGGCGCCGTCTGGCAGGTATCGGACGCGCGGACGGGGTGGATCGGGGAGGGCTGA
- a CDS encoding (Fe-S)-binding protein has translation MIPILADLIAQGKTPEILFWVGCAGSFDARAQRVTRAFCEILGHVGVDYAILGDEELCTGDPARRAGNEFVFQMTALQNVETLNGYGIRKIVTACPHCFNSLKNDYPALGGSYEVIHHTQLLQELIDTGRLKLKGGGSFKGKKVTYHDSCYLGRVNGVYEAPRALLEVLDVELVEMKRCKTKGLCCGAGGAQMWKEDEPGDKRINIERAEEALATGATAIAANCPFCLTMLRDGVNAKGKEGQVAVYDLSELILDRIRPE, from the coding sequence ATGATCCCCATCCTCGCCGATCTCATTGCCCAGGGAAAGACCCCCGAGATCCTGTTCTGGGTCGGGTGCGCCGGCAGCTTCGATGCACGGGCGCAGCGGGTGACGCGCGCGTTTTGCGAGATCCTGGGCCATGTGGGCGTCGACTACGCGATCCTGGGCGACGAGGAGCTGTGCACGGGCGACCCCGCGCGCCGCGCCGGCAACGAGTTCGTCTTCCAGATGACGGCGCTGCAGAACGTGGAGACACTCAACGGCTACGGCATCCGGAAGATCGTCACCGCCTGCCCGCATTGCTTCAATTCGCTCAAGAACGACTACCCGGCGCTCGGCGGTTCGTACGAGGTCATCCACCACACCCAGCTCCTCCAGGAACTGATCGACACGGGCAGGCTGAAGCTGAAAGGAGGCGGCAGCTTCAAGGGGAAGAAGGTCACGTACCACGATTCCTGCTATCTCGGCCGGGTGAACGGCGTCTATGAGGCGCCGCGCGCGTTGCTGGAAGTGCTGGATGTGGAGCTCGTGGAGATGAAGCGCTGCAAGACGAAGGGGCTGTGCTGCGGCGCCGGCGGGGCGCAGATGTGGAAGGAAGACGAGCCCGGCGACAAGCGCATCAACATCGAGCGCGCCGAGGAGGCGCTGGCGACGGGCGCGACCGCCATCGCCGCCAACTGCCCGTTTTGCCTCACCATGCTGCGCGACGGCGTCAACGCGAAGGGCAAGGAAGGGCAGGTCGCCGTCTACGACCTATCGGAGCTGATCCTGGACCGGATCCGACCGGAATAG
- a CDS encoding ThuA domain-containing protein, whose amino-acid sequence MPATHYPSGSIARRWIPSLCLFLILAGCAGGTATSQQTPAPKSFRILVFSKTAGFRHASIEPGIAAIQALGARNGFSVDASEDAAVFAPDNLAKYDAVVFLSTTGDILDATQQAAFEGYIRGGGGFVGIHAAADTEYDWAWYGELVGGYFKHHPPGVHQADVQVLDRHFPATAGLPARWSRTDEWYDYKANPRGKVHVLATLNETSYEGGQMGADHPISWAHVYDGGRAFYTGLGHTDASYSAPLYLQHILGGIRWAAGQAEGDAAATMAGAFEKVVLDEDTTYPMELDIAQDGRVFFIERDGALKVWDPETERTTMAAYIPVTTKIEDGLLGLALDPNFATNQWLYLYYAPLDEKPNRLSRFTMKGNELDMTSEIVMLEVPVQRLRCCHSAGSIQFGPDNNLYLSTGENGGGWNATGEYTPGLYEWDAYWDNERSTANTNDLRGKILRIHPEPDGSYTIPAGNLFEDDDLRTRPEIFTMGHRNPFRFDVDAETGWIYWGDVGPGNQPNPDNAPTGYEEINQARKPGFFGWPQFVGPNLPYRDRDPATREYTTWADPAHPVNDSPNNTGIRNLPPAQPAFIWYFYTPEDRFPELGAGGMSAAAGPIYHYDAKTVSPRGLPAYYDKSVFIYDFMRNWIMEAKLDEQGDLMEINPLFSDLEFIRPIDLEQGPDGRLYALEWGTEFWGQNRNGKLVRLDYYGDEPHAQPTMKQPAPQASLIQEPRDGSFFDYGHPIPYRVAGAAGVQPYLGHDTHTHRLKPVHGETGEVTVVPDLSHWPYIIDEFVELEAAPLDPSQGSPHRIRLHPRRWQAENYTDAEGAQLVVTNNRQRPTFVDETEVFLEMKSDAYAMFGRADLQGIASVALRVVPEATGSVELRLDAPDGLLLGRAALTPAPKVEDKTTGDPPPGEGAPRFRIVRIEGWTEVDVPIQAPPGAHDVYVVFRGPAGDVAKFDWVAFRASGAGSSTDAP is encoded by the coding sequence ATGCCTGCTACCCACTACCCCTCCGGGTCCATCGCTCGTCGCTGGATCCCTTCGTTGTGCCTGTTCCTCATCCTCGCCGGCTGCGCGGGCGGAACCGCTACCAGCCAGCAAACGCCGGCGCCGAAATCCTTCCGCATCCTCGTCTTCTCGAAGACCGCCGGCTTCCGGCACGCCTCCATCGAACCCGGCATCGCCGCGATCCAGGCGCTGGGCGCTCGGAACGGCTTTTCCGTCGACGCCTCGGAGGATGCCGCCGTCTTCGCGCCCGACAACCTCGCGAAGTACGACGCCGTCGTCTTCCTGAGCACCACGGGCGACATCCTCGACGCGACGCAACAGGCGGCGTTCGAGGGCTACATCCGCGGCGGCGGCGGCTTCGTGGGCATCCACGCGGCGGCCGACACCGAATACGATTGGGCCTGGTACGGCGAACTCGTCGGCGGCTACTTCAAGCATCATCCGCCGGGCGTTCATCAGGCCGACGTGCAGGTCCTCGACCGGCACTTCCCCGCCACGGCCGGCCTGCCGGCGCGGTGGAGCCGCACCGACGAGTGGTATGACTACAAGGCCAACCCGCGCGGCAAGGTCCACGTCCTCGCCACCCTCAACGAAACGAGCTACGAAGGGGGACAGATGGGCGCCGACCACCCGATCAGCTGGGCGCACGTCTACGACGGCGGCCGGGCGTTCTACACCGGACTCGGCCACACCGACGCCAGCTACAGCGCCCCCCTCTACCTCCAGCATATCCTGGGCGGCATCCGCTGGGCGGCCGGCCAGGCCGAGGGCGACGCCGCGGCCACGATGGCCGGCGCGTTCGAGAAGGTGGTCCTCGACGAGGACACCACCTATCCCATGGAACTCGACATCGCCCAGGACGGGCGCGTCTTCTTCATCGAGCGGGACGGGGCGCTGAAGGTCTGGGACCCCGAGACGGAGCGCACGACGATGGCGGCCTACATCCCGGTGACGACCAAGATCGAGGACGGTCTGCTCGGCCTGGCGCTCGATCCGAACTTCGCGACCAACCAGTGGCTCTACCTCTACTACGCGCCGCTCGACGAGAAGCCGAACCGCCTCTCCCGCTTTACCATGAAGGGTAACGAGCTGGACATGACGAGCGAGATCGTGATGCTCGAGGTGCCCGTCCAGCGTCTCCGCTGCTGTCACAGCGCCGGCAGCATCCAGTTCGGGCCCGACAACAACCTGTACCTCAGCACCGGGGAAAACGGCGGCGGCTGGAACGCGACCGGTGAATACACGCCCGGCCTCTACGAGTGGGATGCCTACTGGGACAACGAGCGCAGCACCGCGAACACGAACGACCTGCGAGGCAAGATCCTGCGCATCCATCCCGAACCCGACGGCTCCTACACCATCCCCGCCGGCAACCTCTTCGAGGACGACGACCTCCGCACGCGTCCCGAGATCTTCACCATGGGCCACCGGAATCCGTTCCGGTTCGATGTCGACGCCGAAACGGGGTGGATCTACTGGGGCGACGTCGGCCCCGGAAACCAGCCGAACCCGGACAACGCGCCCACCGGCTACGAAGAGATCAACCAGGCCCGGAAGCCCGGCTTTTTCGGGTGGCCGCAGTTCGTAGGCCCGAACCTGCCGTACCGGGATCGCGACCCCGCCACGCGCGAGTACACGACCTGGGCCGATCCCGCACATCCCGTCAACGACTCACCGAACAACACCGGCATCCGGAACCTGCCCCCGGCCCAGCCGGCGTTCATCTGGTATTTCTACACGCCCGAAGACCGCTTCCCCGAACTCGGCGCCGGCGGGATGTCGGCCGCCGCCGGACCGATCTACCATTACGATGCGAAGACCGTCAGCCCGCGCGGCCTGCCGGCGTACTACGACAAGAGCGTCTTCATCTACGATTTCATGCGGAACTGGATCATGGAGGCGAAGCTCGACGAGCAGGGCGACCTGATGGAGATCAACCCGCTCTTCAGCGATCTGGAATTCATCCGCCCGATCGACCTGGAGCAGGGCCCCGACGGCCGGCTCTACGCGCTCGAATGGGGCACGGAATTCTGGGGGCAGAACCGCAACGGCAAGCTCGTGCGGCTGGATTATTACGGCGACGAGCCGCACGCCCAACCGACCATGAAGCAGCCCGCGCCCCAGGCGTCGCTGATCCAGGAGCCGCGCGACGGCAGCTTCTTCGATTACGGCCATCCGATCCCGTATCGCGTCGCCGGCGCGGCCGGCGTCCAGCCCTACCTCGGGCACGATACGCACACGCACCGCCTCAAACCGGTCCACGGCGAGACCGGGGAAGTCACGGTCGTGCCTGACCTGTCGCACTGGCCCTACATCATCGACGAGTTTGTCGAACTCGAGGCCGCGCCCCTCGACCCGTCACAGGGCAGTCCCCACCGGATCCGACTGCATCCGCGTCGCTGGCAGGCAGAGAACTACACCGATGCGGAAGGCGCCCAGCTGGTGGTGACCAACAACCGCCAGCGGCCGACGTTCGTCGACGAAACCGAGGTCTTCCTGGAGATGAAAAGCGACGCCTATGCGATGTTCGGCCGCGCCGACCTTCAGGGCATCGCCTCGGTCGCCCTGCGCGTCGTCCCCGAAGCGACCGGCTCGGTCGAGCTGCGTCTCGACGCGCCCGACGGGCTGCTCCTGGGCCGCGCCGCATTGACGCCGGCGCCGAAGGTTGAAGACAAGACCACCGGCGACCCACCGCCGGGAGAAGGCGCGCCGCGCTTCCGTATCGTACGGATCGAGGGCTGGACCGAAGTAGACGTGCCGATTCAGGCTCCGCCGGGCGCCCACGACGTGTACGTCGTCTTCCGTGGGCCGGCCGGCGATGTCGCCAAGTTCGACTGGGTGGCGTTCCGGGCCTCCGGCGCGGGATCCTCGACGGACGCGCCGTGA
- a CDS encoding GNAT family N-acetyltransferase, whose product MTIETATAVTDELVAAFGRLVPHLTDSVAPPDRDALARLLDSGGTTLLLARLDGTVEGALALAMYRIPTGVRAWIEDVVVTPAARGRGVGQALVEHALELAREAGAASVELTSRPEREAANRLYRRLGFDQRITNVYRFTFDRP is encoded by the coding sequence ATGACGATCGAAACCGCGACCGCCGTCACTGACGAACTCGTTGCAGCCTTCGGCCGGCTGGTCCCCCACCTGACCGACTCGGTGGCTCCGCCCGACCGCGACGCGCTCGCTCGTCTGCTCGATTCCGGCGGCACGACGCTCCTGCTGGCCCGTCTCGACGGGACCGTCGAGGGCGCGCTGGCGCTGGCGATGTACCGGATTCCCACGGGCGTCCGGGCGTGGATTGAGGACGTCGTCGTGACGCCGGCCGCGCGCGGGCGAGGGGTCGGGCAGGCGCTGGTCGAACACGCGCTGGAGCTGGCCCGCGAGGCCGGCGCGGCGAGTGTGGAGCTGACGTCGCGGCCGGAGCGGGAGGCGGCCAACCGGCTCTACCGCCGGCTGGGCTTCGACCAGCGTATCACCAACGTCTACCGTTTCACCTTCGATCGTCCCTGA
- a CDS encoding ATP-binding cassette domain-containing protein has product MADFPLLRVDRVSKRFGAVQALSEVSLDVRGGEVIALLGDNGAGKSTLIKVIAGNIAPDEGDILVDGASVLPLSPARSRSLGIETVYQDLSLCPNLGVVANFFMGRERVRRRFGLPMLDEQAMATETVEALERIGAKLPSVDAHVGQLSGGQRQAIELARFVHWGGRLVILDEPFAALSVEQTRRGLDLIQRVRERGIAVIVITHNMAHAFRGTDRVVVLRQGRVVSDKPTAETNADEAVSAITGD; this is encoded by the coding sequence ATGGCCGATTTTCCCCTGTTGCGCGTCGACCGCGTGTCGAAACGGTTCGGCGCCGTGCAGGCGTTGTCCGAGGTCAGCCTCGACGTGCGCGGCGGCGAGGTGATCGCCCTGCTGGGCGACAACGGCGCCGGCAAATCGACCCTGATCAAAGTCATCGCCGGCAACATCGCGCCCGACGAGGGCGACATCCTGGTCGACGGCGCATCGGTGCTGCCGCTGTCGCCGGCGCGCTCCCGGTCGCTCGGGATCGAGACGGTGTATCAGGACCTGTCGCTGTGCCCCAACCTCGGGGTGGTCGCCAACTTTTTCATGGGGCGCGAACGGGTGCGCCGGCGTTTTGGCCTGCCTATGCTCGATGAACAGGCGATGGCGACGGAGACCGTGGAGGCGCTCGAGCGCATCGGCGCGAAGCTGCCGTCGGTCGATGCGCACGTGGGGCAGCTGTCCGGCGGCCAGCGCCAGGCCATCGAGCTGGCGCGGTTCGTCCACTGGGGCGGCCGGCTGGTCATCCTCGACGAGCCCTTCGCCGCCCTGAGCGTCGAGCAGACGCGCCGGGGCCTCGATCTCATCCAGCGCGTGCGCGAGCGCGGCATCGCCGTGATCGTCATCACCCACAACATGGCGCACGCCTTCCGGGGCACCGACCGGGTCGTCGTGCTGCGTCAGGGCCGCGTCGTCAGCGACAAGCCGACGGCGGAGACGAACGCCGACGAGGCCGTTTCGGCAATAACGGGCGATTGA
- a CDS encoding sugar ABC transporter substrate-binding protein: MKYLLLLTLLLLAGCAAGDTGKGTVIYLAPTLLDEFQTESVSTIESALKASGYAVRTLDGQNRSDIQLNQLDDALLLNPKAVIVSAVDFDAVGPGIEKVRAAGIPVISYDRLITSTKLDLTVVAGTVEIGEIAAREIARLLEGRHGSVRGTVLQILGDPGDNYTLDIQKGFEDVMAAYPDVTILSNAALQWEAANAGDIAEDQLLVHPEIDLIFVHAAHLAVPVVAAMEARGKQPGDVMLVSSNGAPVGLDLIRQGWEQVEVEQPLYAQVYGIIEFLDRLIAGEALTPGSYTILGLESTLTDEPWGPTLKIPGAAIRADNVDDPRFWGNLTPP; this comes from the coding sequence ATGAAATATCTGCTTCTCCTTACGCTGCTCCTCCTCGCCGGCTGCGCCGCCGGCGATACCGGCAAGGGCACCGTCATCTACCTCGCCCCCACCCTGCTCGACGAGTTCCAGACCGAATCGGTGTCGACCATCGAGTCGGCCCTAAAAGCCAGCGGGTATGCCGTGCGGACGCTCGACGGGCAGAACCGGTCGGACATCCAGCTCAACCAGCTTGACGACGCCCTGCTGCTGAACCCGAAGGCCGTGATCGTCAGCGCCGTAGATTTCGACGCCGTCGGCCCCGGCATCGAGAAGGTGCGCGCGGCCGGCATCCCGGTGATCTCGTACGACCGCCTCATCACGAGCACAAAGCTGGACCTGACGGTCGTCGCCGGCACCGTCGAGATCGGCGAAATCGCCGCCCGCGAGATCGCCCGATTGCTCGAGGGCCGGCATGGGTCGGTTCGCGGCACGGTCCTCCAGATCCTGGGCGACCCGGGCGACAACTACACGCTCGACATCCAGAAAGGCTTTGAAGACGTGATGGCGGCGTATCCGGACGTGACGATCCTCTCGAACGCCGCGCTGCAGTGGGAGGCCGCCAACGCCGGCGACATCGCCGAGGACCAGCTGCTCGTTCACCCCGAAATCGACCTCATCTTCGTGCATGCGGCCCACCTCGCGGTGCCGGTCGTGGCCGCGATGGAGGCACGGGGCAAGCAGCCGGGCGACGTCATGCTCGTCAGCTCCAACGGCGCGCCCGTCGGGCTGGACCTCATCCGCCAGGGCTGGGAGCAGGTGGAGGTCGAACAGCCGCTCTACGCCCAGGTGTACGGCATCATCGAATTTCTGGACCGGCTGATCGCCGGCGAGGCGCTGACCCCGGGCAGCTACACCATCCTCGGCCTGGAGAGCACGCTGACCGACGAGCCCTGGGGCCCCACCCTCAAGATCCCCGGCGCGGCCATCCGCGCGGACAACGTCGACGACCCGCGGTTCTGGGGGAATCTGACGCCTCCCTGA